A segment of the Deltaproteobacteria bacterium genome:
CACGTTTGGAATTTTGTGTTTTCCCGAACTGAGGACACTCAAGGAACTGGGTATCGATAAGAACGGAAGGAGAGATGGGAATGCGGACGTTGTTCTTGAACCCCCCGGCTTACGACAATTTCGATGGTGGCGCGGGGTCACGCTATCAGGCAACGCGTGAGGTGTGGTCGTTCTGGTACCCAACCTGGCTGTGCTATCCCGCCGGGATGATTAAAGACAGCCGTGTGCTCGATGCTCCCCCGGAAAAGCTGAACCAAGTCCAGACTGTCGAGATCGCCAAGGACTACGACTTCGTCGTCCTCCACACCAGCACGCCATCCTTCCGTCTGGATGTGCGCACGGCGGAAATGATCAAATCCGCCAATCCCGACTGCCTCGTCGCTTTCGTGGGTGGACACGCGACGGCCGCAACCGAGCAAACCCTCAAGGCTTCGGAAGCCATCGACATTGCCGGAAGAAAAGAATTCGACTTCTCCATGAAAGAAGTGTCCGAAGGCCGCGACTGGAGCAGTATTCGCGGGATTAGCTACCGCAAAGACGGCAAGATTCATCACAACCTCGACCGCCCGTCCTTGACCAGCGCGGAACTCGACAGCATGCCGTTCGTCACCGAGATTTATGCGCGCGACCTCGATTTTCGCAAATACAACAGCCCTTACTGTCAGTATCCCTACGTCTCGCTCTACACTGGGCGCGGCTGTCCGGCACGGTGCACCTTTTGTCTGTGGCCGCAAGTCACGACTGGGCACTCGTACCGCACCCGTTCGGTAGAAAACGTCATCGCCGAAGTCAAAGAGATGCAACGCCTCTTCCCCGGCATGAAAGAGCTGTTTTTCGACGACGACACCTTCACTGCCGACCCCAAACGCGCGCGCGAGATTGCCATGCAGTTGAAGCCCCTGGGCATATGTTGGTCCACCAACGCCCGTGGGAATGTCGATCCGGAAACGCTCAAGGTGCTCAAAGACTGCGGCCTCCGTCTCTTCGTCGTGGGCTACGAATCCGGCAACGCGCAAATCCTTAAGAACATCAAGAAAGGCGTGGCCCTGGAAACTTCCCGGCGTTTTACCCAAGAGTGCCACAAGCTCGGCATTCTCATTCACGGGACCTTCATTCTCGGCCTGCCCGGAGAAAGCAAAGAAACCATCCAGGAAACGATGCGCTTCGCGCGGGAGATGAACCCGGAGACGATCCAAGTTTCACTCGCGTCACCCTATCCCGGCACGGAGTTTTACGACTACGCCGTCGAGCACGGGTACATTCAGCCCGAGGACTTGGTCGATGAAACCGGCTATCAGAAGTGCGTGATCAATTATCCCAACCTCTCGGGAGACGACATCTTCGCCGCTGTCGAGAAGTTCTACAAATCCTACTATCTGCGACCGAAATACATCTTCAAAGCAGTCAAGAAGATGGCCCGCAACCCCGAAGAGCGGAAGCGGATGTGGCAAGAAGGCAAAGATTTCTTCCGCACCATGCGCACGCGCCGCCACATCATGGCAAAGCCGCAAGTAGCGTCATCGACAGCAGCATAGCCTCCGCAACTCCCATACGTTCGGCTTTAGGTCCCCTCTCCCCCGCAGGGAGAGGAACAGGGTGAGGGGGCCTCACGACGTCGTTTCTCCATCCACATGACCCTCCTTCTTTTTTGGCTCCTCGCCGGGCTTCAGTCGATTGCTTGCCTCTACTATCTGTTCACTTTGTACGCCGCGCGACGATTTTTTCGCTTTGCCGCTCCTCAGCCAGTGTATTGTCCTCCAGTGACACTCCTGAAACCGCTCAAAGGTGCGTCAGCCGAGTTGTACGACCATCTCG
Coding sequences within it:
- the hpnJ gene encoding hopanoid biosynthesis associated radical SAM protein HpnJ, yielding MRTLFLNPPAYDNFDGGAGSRYQATREVWSFWYPTWLCYPAGMIKDSRVLDAPPEKLNQVQTVEIAKDYDFVVLHTSTPSFRLDVRTAEMIKSANPDCLVAFVGGHATAATEQTLKASEAIDIAGRKEFDFSMKEVSEGRDWSSIRGISYRKDGKIHHNLDRPSLTSAELDSMPFVTEIYARDLDFRKYNSPYCQYPYVSLYTGRGCPARCTFCLWPQVTTGHSYRTRSVENVIAEVKEMQRLFPGMKELFFDDDTFTADPKRAREIAMQLKPLGICWSTNARGNVDPETLKVLKDCGLRLFVVGYESGNAQILKNIKKGVALETSRRFTQECHKLGILIHGTFILGLPGESKETIQETMRFAREMNPETIQVSLASPYPGTEFYDYAVEHGYIQPEDLVDETGYQKCVINYPNLSGDDIFAAVEKFYKSYYLRPKYIFKAVKKMARNPEERKRMWQEGKDFFRTMRTRRHIMAKPQVASSTAA